Proteins encoded in a region of the Anopheles ziemanni chromosome 2, idAnoZiCoDA_A2_x.2, whole genome shotgun sequence genome:
- the LOC131289887 gene encoding lysophospholipid acyltransferase 7 yields the protein MKDDIIYLVLLAACIGFGQFYRKFSDPEQKKLVGTAVGLLVVLSVSGFHMLHMLFCYLVSALLIIYASPRICHLACFGFMFGYLFFFRSLAFLGYDTPPGHTNMIQMILTLKLVGLAFEVNNAATKSKDVEEKRKKAANGDQPPVPTLHEVDRALLKLDMLDIFHYSFNYVGVLTGPYITFKTYRDAIYLPFSGKADCIGATVEKLKVIPLYAGLFLLVSYIWPLQYAMENEFYEERSFIYRLMYVWPTFFIFRMRIYTGILLSECVCTMAGVGAYPTVFVNKPGHGPSKEDYTALVDSESSLEYDFEAVRNIDVINTERCWTFREAMKYWNMCVQYWMAMYVYKRFPSKKYRTLVTLAVSAIWHGVYAGYYFCICGAPFYLPIEDLYVKLFIKDATGQRRMVLNVLCWISKFFAFSYLGIAFLLLTVDKIWYYYSSVYFIGYVLWIALYGVGVMIAKQRKANAKREERLLQEAMKKD from the exons ATGAAGGACGATATCATCTACCTGGTGCTGTTGGCAGCATGTATCGGATTTGGACAGTTTTATCGGAAATTTTCCGATCCAGAGCAGAAGAAGCTGGTCGGAACCGCCGTTGGACTGTTGGTGGTGCTGTCGGTGAGCGGGTTCCACATGCTGCACATGCTTTTCTGTTATCTCGTCAGTGCACTGCTGATAATCTATGCTAGCCCGAG GATTTGTCATCTGGCCTGTTTCGGGTTCATGTtcggttatttatttttcttccgttcatTAGCCTTTCTGGGCTACGATACGCCACCGGGACACACAAATATGATACAGATGATTCTTACCCTGAAACTCGTTGGGTTGGCGTTCGAAGTAAATAATGCAGCCACAAAGTCGAAGGACgtagaggaaaaaagaaaaaaggcggCCAATGGGGACCAACCTCCCGTTCCGACTTTGCATGAAGTCGATCGTGCCCTCCTGAAGTTGGACATGCTGGATATCTTCCACTACAGCTTTAACTATGTCGGAGTGCTAACGGGGCCATACATAACATTCAAAACGTACCGTGATGCTATTTACCTACCGTTCAGTGGTAAAGCGGACTGCATTGGGGCGACGGTGGAAAAGCTGAAGGTTATCCCCCTCTACGCGGGACTGTTTCTTCTAGTGTCGTACATTTGGCCGCTTCAG TATGCCATGGAAAACGAGTTCTACGAGGAACGCTCGTTCATCTACCGACTGATGTACGTTTGGCCGACATTCTTCATTTTCCGAATGCGTATTTACACGGGTATCCTGCTCAGTGAGTGCGTTTGTACAATGGCAGGGGTTGGCGCGTATCCCACCGTTTTCGTCAACAAACCGGGCCATGGTCCAAGCAAGGAAGATTACACCGCCCTAGTGGACAGCGAATCGTCGCTGGAATATGACTTTGAGGCTGTTCGCAATATCGATGTGATAAATACTGAACGCTGCTGGACATTCCGTGAGGCTATGAAGTATTGGAACATGTGTGTACAGTACTGGATGGCGATGTACGTGTACAAACGGTTCCCTAGCAAGAAGTATCGCACACTGGTCACTCTGGCCGTTAGCGCCATATGGCACGGCGTGTACGCTGGTTACTATTTTTGCATCTGCGGAGCACCATTTTATCTTCCCATCGAAGATCTTTACGTAAAATTGTTCATCAAGGATGCAACCGGCCAGCGTCGGATGGTATTAAATGTTCTGTGTTGGATCTCAAAGTTCTTCGCGTTCTCGTACTTGGGGATTGCTTTTCTGCTTTTGACCGTCGACAAAATTTGGTACTACTATAGCTCGGTATACTTTATCGGGTACGTTTTGTGGATAGCACTGTACGGCGTAGGCGTAATGATAGCGAAGCAGAGAAAGGCCAATGCGAAGCGCGAAGAACGACTGCTACAAGAGGCTATGAAAAAGGACTAG